The segment GTCTCCCGAGGTGTCGGGGCGCATCGTGTGGCAGAACCCGCACCTCGTGCCGGGCGGTCGCGTGCGCAAGGGCGAGCCGCTCATCCGCATCGACAAACGCGACTACGAACTCGCCGTACGCCAGTTCGAGGCCAACGTCGACCAGGCCGAGCTGCAGCTCCAGATCGAGCGCAGTCGCAAAAAGGTGGCGGAACGCGAGTGGGCGCTGCTCGGCGAGGCGGACGCGGAGGACGCGACGCTCGCCCTGCGCGAGCCGCAGTTGCGGACGGCGAAAGTGGCGGTGGATGCAGCGCGCAGTGGCCTGGAGAAGGCCAAGCTCGCCGTGGAGCGGACCGTCGTCCGGGCGCCGTTCAACGCGCTCGTCCGGTCCGAGCAGGCGGAGGTCGGTCAGCTCGCGGGTCCGCAGTCGCCGATCGCGACGCTGGTGGGCACGGACGCATTCTGGGTCGAGGTGGCCATCCCGATCGACAACGTGCCGCGAATCCGCGTGCCCGGGGTCAACGCCGGGGGGCCGGACGACGGCGCGCCGGCGCGGATCGTGCAGCAGGTCGGCGAACGCCAGGTGACGCGCGCCGGGCGCGTCGTCCGCCTGCTCGGCGACCTGGACCCGACCGGCGGGATGGCGCGCGTGCTCGTCGAGATCCGAGACCCACTCGGCATCGACTCGACGGAGGCCGAGCCGTTGCCGATCCTCATCGGCGCCTACGTCGACGTCTTCGTCGACGCCGGCACGATCGACGGCGCGGTCGCCGTCCCGCGCGTCGCGCTGCGCGACGGCGACCACGTCTTCGTCGTGGATCGCGACGGCCGCCTGCGCGTGCGCGATATCACGATCGCGTGGCGCGAGCCGGAGGAAGTGCTCGTGACCGCCGGCCTCGACGCGGGCGATCGCGTGATCGTCAGTCGCATATCCGATCCGATTCCGGGGATGCGCGTTCGCGTCGCCGCCGACGGCGAGGCGGCGGCGGACGGTGAGCCGGCGAAAGTTCCCACCAAGAAGGACGCATCATGACCGAGACCCGGTCCGAACGGGATCGCGCCGACGGCGCTCGTACACCTGGCTGGGCGCGCGGGCCGCTGGCGTGGATGGCCAAGAATCCGGTCGCCGCCAACGTCGTCATGCTGACGCTCGTCGCCGGCGGGCTGATCCTGTCGTCGAAGATCCGCCGCGAGGTGTTCCCGGAGTTCGATCTGGACATCATCAGCGTGTCCATTCCGTACCCGGGCGCCAGCCCCGAGGAGGTCGAAAAGGGCGTGTCGCTGGTGGTCGAGGAGGCCGTGCGGGGGATCGACGGCGTCAAGCGGGTCAGCTCGTACTCGCGCGAGAACCAGTCGGTCGTGATCATCGAGGTATTGCTCGGCCACGACGCCGAGCGCGTTCTGTCGGACGTGGAGTCGGCGGTCGCGCGAATTGCGTCGTTCCCCGAGGACATCGAGGAGCCGACGATCTCGTTGTTCGCGAACCGGACTCGCGTCTTGTCCCTCGTCGTCTACGGCGACGGCGACGCGAAAGCGGTTCGCGCGTTCGCCGAGCGCACGCGCGACGAGTTGCTCGCCGACGACCGCATCACCTACGTCGAGATGTCGGCCGTGCGGCCGCTGGAGATCAGCATCGAGGTGCCGCAGGACAAGCTGCGCCAATACGGGCTCACGCTCGATGCGATTGCGGCGCGAATTCGCCAGGAGGCGGTCGAACTGCCGGCGGGCGCCATCAAGACGCCGAAGGGCGAGGTGTTGCTGCGCACGGCCGAGCGCCGCGACACGGGGGATGAGTTCCGCGACGTCACGCTCATCAGCCGGCCCGACGGCAGCAAGGTGACGGTGGGGGACATCGCCGTGGTCAAGGACGGGTTCGCCGAGACGGACCAGGAAGCGTTCTTCAACGGCAAGCCGGCGGCCATCATCGACGTGTTTCGCGTCGGCGACGAGACACCGATCACCGTGTCCGACGCCGTCAAGGACCTGATCGCGCGCAGTGAGGGCAAGCTGCCCGATGGCATGCACTATGCGATCTGGCTCGACACGTCCGAGTGGTACGCGTCGCGCATGAACCTGCTGATGCGGAACGCCGCCATCGGCCTCGTCCTCGTGATGTTCATTCTCGGGCTGTTTCTCGAGATCAAACTCGCGTTCTGGGTGACGTTGGGGATTCCGATCTCGTTTATCGGCTCGCTGTTCTTCCTGCCGATGACCGACGTGACGATCAACATGATCTCGCTGTTCGCGTTCATCCTCGTCCTCGGAATGGTCGTGGACGACGCGATCGTCGTCGGCGAGGCGACCTACTTGCGGCGGACGCAGGGCGCGTCGCGCATCCGCGCCGCGATCGACGGCGTGCGCGAGGTCGCGATCCCGGTCGTGTTCGCCGTCGTGACGACGTGCATCGCGTTTGCGCCGATGCTGTTCGTGCCGGGGCCGGCCGGGAAGTTCTTCCGCGTCATTCCGATCACGGTCATCACGGTGCTGCTGCTGTCGTTGTTCGAGTCGTTGTTCATCCTGCCGGCGCACCTCGCCCACAGCGTGCCGACCCGCCACCGGGGCGTGTTCGGCTGGATCCACCGCCGGCAACAGCAGTTTAGCCGCCGCGTCGAGTGGTTCGTCGAGCACGTGTACGGTCCCACGCTGCGGCGGGCCGTGCGCCGCCGCTACGTGACGATCGCGGTCGCGTTCGCGTTCCTGATTGCCGCGTTCGGACTGGTCGCCGGAGGGCGCGTCGAACAGACGTTCATTCCGAAGATCGAGCAGGACAACATCACAGCCGAGATCCGGCTGCCGTTCGGCTCGTCCGTCGACGATACGCGCCGGGCGGTGCAGACGGTGTTGCGCGCGGCGCAGCAGACCATCGACCAGTTCGGCGGCGAGCAGATCAGCCGGGGGGTGTTCGCGCAAGTCGGCGCCCAGACCATGGCTCGCGTGGGCGATCCGGCGGGGTCGTTCGGCAAGACCGCGGGGCACCTCGGAGAGGTCGCGGTCAGTCTCGTGCCGGCCGAGCAGCGGAACTTCACGTCATCAGACTTCGTGCGCGTCTGGCGCCGCACGGTCGGCGACCTGGTCAACGTCGAGTCGCTTCGGTTTTCGTACTCGACCGGGGCCGGAGCAGGCCCGGCTCTCGACTTTCAGCTATCGCATCGGGACGTCGACGTGATCGAAGCGGCGGCCAGCGAACTCGCGCAACGTCTGGCCGTCTATGAAGGCGTGAGCGACATCGACGACGGCTTCGACGTCGGCAAGGAGCAACTCGACTTCCGGATGAAACCGGAGGGGCTCGCGCGCGGGCTCACGGCGGCGGACCTGGGGAGACAGGTGCGTTCGGCGTACTTCGGGGCGGAGGTATTGCGCCAGCAA is part of the Deltaproteobacteria bacterium genome and harbors:
- a CDS encoding efflux RND transporter periplasmic adaptor subunit, with amino-acid sequence MTEPSPTLGSRIRRVVVPVAIFAAGIAVFAALKATKPAPKKKEVDDRGPLVEVVTVNRVDRAVQVRANGRVIPARVAAVSPEVSGRIVWQNPHLVPGGRVRKGEPLIRIDKRDYELAVRQFEANVDQAELQLQIERSRKKVAEREWALLGEADAEDATLALREPQLRTAKVAVDAARSGLEKAKLAVERTVVRAPFNALVRSEQAEVGQLAGPQSPIATLVGTDAFWVEVAIPIDNVPRIRVPGVNAGGPDDGAPARIVQQVGERQVTRAGRVVRLLGDLDPTGGMARVLVEIRDPLGIDSTEAEPLPILIGAYVDVFVDAGTIDGAVAVPRVALRDGDHVFVVDRDGRLRVRDITIAWREPEEVLVTAGLDAGDRVIVSRISDPIPGMRVRVAADGEAAADGEPAKVPTKKDAS
- a CDS encoding efflux RND transporter permease subunit, coding for MTETRSERDRADGARTPGWARGPLAWMAKNPVAANVVMLTLVAGGLILSSKIRREVFPEFDLDIISVSIPYPGASPEEVEKGVSLVVEEAVRGIDGVKRVSSYSRENQSVVIIEVLLGHDAERVLSDVESAVARIASFPEDIEEPTISLFANRTRVLSLVVYGDGDAKAVRAFAERTRDELLADDRITYVEMSAVRPLEISIEVPQDKLRQYGLTLDAIAARIRQEAVELPAGAIKTPKGEVLLRTAERRDTGDEFRDVTLISRPDGSKVTVGDIAVVKDGFAETDQEAFFNGKPAAIIDVFRVGDETPITVSDAVKDLIARSEGKLPDGMHYAIWLDTSEWYASRMNLLMRNAAIGLVLVMFILGLFLEIKLAFWVTLGIPISFIGSLFFLPMTDVTINMISLFAFILVLGMVVDDAIVVGEATYLRRTQGASRIRAAIDGVREVAIPVVFAVVTTCIAFAPMLFVPGPAGKFFRVIPITVITVLLLSLFESLFILPAHLAHSVPTRHRGVFGWIHRRQQQFSRRVEWFVEHVYGPTLRRAVRRRYVTIAVAFAFLIAAFGLVAGGRVEQTFIPKIEQDNITAEIRLPFGSSVDDTRRAVQTVLRAAQQTIDQFGGEQISRGVFAQVGAQTMARVGDPAGSFGKTAGHLGEVAVSLVPAEQRNFTSSDFVRVWRRTVGDLVNVESLRFSYSTGAGAGPALDFQLSHRDVDVIEAAASELAQRLAVYEGVSDIDDGFDVGKEQLDFRMKPEGLARGLTAADLGRQVRSAYFGAEVLRQQRGRNEVKVYVRLPRDERDSEYHLEQFIVRTPGGGEMPLGRAAEIVRNRAYTAIKRVDGRRVVDVLADVDEQVSNAEKVTASVMSEVLPEIAARYPGLTYRIGGEQEQRRDAVSELFKGFAVALVAMVALLAMAFRSYVQWLVVMIVIPFGFVGALIGHIVMGFDLSLMSLMGIVALAGVVINDSLILIVAINEFRATGLSMFDAVVEGGLRRFRPIILTSLTTFFGLMPMILEKSVQARFLVPMAISLGFGVMFATFITLLMVPALYAIVDDVRRGLLRLLGLPAGPVATAPPAGALQHHDAAGKLGG